Proteins encoded together in one Astatotilapia calliptera chromosome 7, fAstCal1.2, whole genome shotgun sequence window:
- the hdhd2 gene encoding haloacid dehalogenase-like hydrolase domain-containing protein 2 isoform X1 translates to MLLKASRMAGRRALKAVLIDLSGTLHIEDTAVPGAQDALNRLRQASVAVKFVTNTTKESKRILFERLQRLNFNLQENEIFTSLSAARSLLEQKQHRPLLLVEDSALEDFTGIETSEPNAVVIGLAPDHFNYSTLNKAFRMILDGAPLIAIHKARYYKRKDGLALGPGPFVTGLEYATDCKATVVGKPEKTFFTQALSDLGCSPSEAVMIGDDARDDVGGAQNSGMLGILVRTGKYREDDENKISPAPHLICDSFPDAVEHILQNLL, encoded by the exons ATGCTGTTGAAG GCCTCCAGGATGGCAGGCAGGCGAGCGCTGAAGGCTGTGCTCATTGACCTGAGTGGAACTCTGCATATAGAAGACACAGCAGTGCCCGGGGCGCAGGATGCCCTTAACAG GTTACGGCAGGCGTCTGTAGCTGTCAAGTTTGTGACCAACACAACCAAGGAGAGTAAGAGGATCTTATTTGAAAGGCTGCAACGCCTCAATTTTAACCTCCAG GAAAATGAGATCTTCACTTCTCTGAGTGCAGCAAGGAGTTTGTTAGagcagaaacaacacagaccCCTGCTGCTGGTGGAAGACAGCGCCCTGGAAGATTTCACTG GGATTGAGACGTCAGAGCCGAATGCTGTCGTCATTGGACTTGCTCCTGATCACTTCAACTACTCCACACTCAACAAGGCTTTCAG AATGATTCTGGATGGAGCTCCTCTCATCGCCATCCATAAGGCTCGCTACTACAAACGTAAGGATGGTTTGGCCCTCGGACCCGGGCCTTTCGTGACGGGACTGGAGTATGCCACCGACTGTAAAGCTACTGTAGTTGGAAAGCctgaaaagacattttttacaCAG GCTCTGTCTGATTTAGGATGTAGCCCCAGTGAAGCTGTCATGATAGGCGAT GACGCCAGAGATGATGTAGGCGGGGCTCAAAATTCAGGAATGTTGGGTATTCTTGTCAGAACTG GTAAATACAGAGAAGACGATGAGAATAAAATAAGCCCAGCTCCCCACCTGATATGTGACAGTTTCCCAGATGCTGTTGAACACATCCTGCAGAATCTGCTTTGA
- the ier3ip1 gene encoding immediate early response 3-interacting protein 1, with the protein MAFTLYSLIQTAILCTNAIAVLHEERFLSKIGWGVDQGVGGFGDDPGIKAQILNLIRSVRTVMRVPLIIVNSACIVLLLLFG; encoded by the exons ATGGCGTTTACTCTTTACTCTCTCATCCAGACCGCTATTCTGTGTACCAATGCAATCGCTGTGTTGCATGAGGAGAGATTTCTCAGCAAGA TTGGTTGGGGTGTTGACCAGGGAGTTGGAGGTTTTGGAGATGATCCAGGAATCAAAGCCCAGATTCTCAATCTCATCCGCTCAGTCCGGACTGTCATGAGAG tgccTTTGATAATAGTGAATTCTGCCTGCATCGtcctgttgctgctgtttggtTGA
- the hdhd2 gene encoding haloacid dehalogenase-like hydrolase domain-containing protein 2 isoform X2 translates to MAGRRALKAVLIDLSGTLHIEDTAVPGAQDALNRLRQASVAVKFVTNTTKESKRILFERLQRLNFNLQENEIFTSLSAARSLLEQKQHRPLLLVEDSALEDFTGIETSEPNAVVIGLAPDHFNYSTLNKAFRMILDGAPLIAIHKARYYKRKDGLALGPGPFVTGLEYATDCKATVVGKPEKTFFTQALSDLGCSPSEAVMIGDDARDDVGGAQNSGMLGILVRTGKYREDDENKISPAPHLICDSFPDAVEHILQNLL, encoded by the exons ATGGCAGGCAGGCGAGCGCTGAAGGCTGTGCTCATTGACCTGAGTGGAACTCTGCATATAGAAGACACAGCAGTGCCCGGGGCGCAGGATGCCCTTAACAG GTTACGGCAGGCGTCTGTAGCTGTCAAGTTTGTGACCAACACAACCAAGGAGAGTAAGAGGATCTTATTTGAAAGGCTGCAACGCCTCAATTTTAACCTCCAG GAAAATGAGATCTTCACTTCTCTGAGTGCAGCAAGGAGTTTGTTAGagcagaaacaacacagaccCCTGCTGCTGGTGGAAGACAGCGCCCTGGAAGATTTCACTG GGATTGAGACGTCAGAGCCGAATGCTGTCGTCATTGGACTTGCTCCTGATCACTTCAACTACTCCACACTCAACAAGGCTTTCAG AATGATTCTGGATGGAGCTCCTCTCATCGCCATCCATAAGGCTCGCTACTACAAACGTAAGGATGGTTTGGCCCTCGGACCCGGGCCTTTCGTGACGGGACTGGAGTATGCCACCGACTGTAAAGCTACTGTAGTTGGAAAGCctgaaaagacattttttacaCAG GCTCTGTCTGATTTAGGATGTAGCCCCAGTGAAGCTGTCATGATAGGCGAT GACGCCAGAGATGATGTAGGCGGGGCTCAAAATTCAGGAATGTTGGGTATTCTTGTCAGAACTG GTAAATACAGAGAAGACGATGAGAATAAAATAAGCCCAGCTCCCCACCTGATATGTGACAGTTTCCCAGATGCTGTTGAACACATCCTGCAGAATCTGCTTTGA